ACTCGAAAAGGGCTTTAAAATCACTTCATAAGCTCACTTGGAGCTGTACCAAATTGTTTTTTGAAGCACCTGCTGAAGTATAGAGGGTCATTAAAGCCGACCATTTCAGCCACTTCCGTAACATTATGCTTTTTAGTTTTGAGTAACACGGCCGATTTCTTTAACCTTACGGTTCTTATAAACTCATTCGGTGATAAGTCTGTAAGTTGTTTTATTTTCCTATACAGTTTTGAAGAACTCATAGCTAGTTCTTTGCATAGTAAACCCGAAGTTAACTCTGGGTTATTAATGTTTTTTTCTACTAGGTCTTTAATACTCGATATTAAATCAATGTCTATTTGGGAGTGTGCCAAGCTTATCACATCGGCTTCTGCCTCACCTGAAAACTTTTGCTTTAAATCAAAATGAATTTTTATAATATTATCAATCCGGGTCCTGAGTAAAGTAGGGTCAAAAGGTTTCACCAAATAACCATCCACCCCTATTTTATACCCTTTTATTCTGTTTTCATTTTCTGCCAAAGCTGTCAATAGAACCACAGCTGTGTGGCTTATATTTTCATCATTTTTGAGTTCTTCCACAAACTCAAAACCATCCATAATAGGCATCATAACATCTACCACGCAAAGAACCGGCTTTACTCTTCTACATACATCTAAACCTTCTTTTCCGTTTTCTGCCTGATATACCTTATAAAAAATTGACAAATATTCAGATACATAATTCCTTAATTCTGGATTGTCGTCTATTATTAAAATGCTATGCTTAATATCTGTATTAGTGTTTTCCTCATTAATACGGAGCACTTCACTTTTATCTAACTTTTGGCGTAGGATTGGTGTAATTTCTACTTTTTCAACTTCAGCAGGTACTAATTCAGCTATTTCCGTTTCTAAATAGGCGTTTCTACTAACTGGTAATTCGATGGTGAAAATACTACCTGCCTTTGGTGTACTGTCTACACTTATCTTTCCTTTATGTAATTCTACCAAGGCCTTTACTAAAGACAAGCCAATACCCGTACCTGTGGTGTTATCTACGCTATTTTTAGCCTGATAAAATCTTGAAAATATTTTCTCCTGACTTTCTAAGGGAATCCCAATGCCATCGTCGCTTACTTCAATTTGCAAGATTCTTTGTTCGCCTTCTGTTATGCCTAAAAACAAATCTACATTACCATAATTATTGGTAAACTTCATGGCGTTAGAAAGTAGATTATATAGAATCTTGGTGTACTTATCCATATCAACCCATAACTCCCCTATTCCATCCTCAACATTCAAATTGAAATTGATATTTTTCGATTGAGACAGTTCTAAAAATGAATTGAAGATATCTTCTGTATACGGTATGATATCCGTTTTGGCTACTTTTAATTCTAATTCACCCGTTTCAGCTCTTCTAAAATCTAAGATTTGATTTACTAGCCTTAGTAATCTATTTGAGTTTTTATCAATTAAGTCTACCCTACTTTTTGCATAGCTACTATGATTTCCTTGTTCCAATAATTGTTTTACTGGCCCCATAATCAAGGTCAAAGGAGTTCTTAATTCGTGCGAAATATTAGTAAAAAAACGAAGCTTTTCATTGTTCAACTTTTCATCTCGTTCTCTGTTTAGTTTTTCATTTATAAGCTCTTGTTTTAATCTAATTCGGTTTCTAACCTCAAGCCTCACGAAATAAAAGAGAGTAGCAAAGAGCAATGCATAAAAGAGCAATGCGGGATAGCTAAACCAAATAGGCCTTTCTATTTTTATTTTATAAGACACCGTCTCACTCCAGTGACCATCACTATTACTTGACCTAATTTTAAATTCATATTCGCCAGGAAACAAGTTTGTATACTGAACCGTTCTAGAACTACTGCTAGTGCTAATCCACTCATTGTCAAAGCCAGCTAACATATACTCAAATTTGTTGAGCCGTTCGTTTGCGTATGATGGCGTAGAGAATTGGAGTGAAAAATTTCTGTTTTTATTACTGAGCGTTAGACTTTTTGTTTCATTAATGTCTTTCCTTAAAGGAATTTCGCCATTTACCTCCTTACCAGGAAGAAGAGCTTCGTTATCAATTTTAATTTCGGTAATGATAGGCCCTGGAGACCGTTCATTTACTTTAAGGCCAAAAGGTGAAAAATAAATAATCCCATTTTTCCCGCCTAAATAAATGTTTGATTCTCCCAAATTATAGAAGCCTTGAGAGCTAAAAAAATCTAATCTGTTGCCACTATTTATTTGGTAAATATTATAGCTATCACTCACCGGATTTATCTTGGCTACCGTATTATTATTGACGTTTAGCCATAAATTCCCATTAATGTCTAGAAGAAAATCTGTTACCCATTTATTGTCCAACTCCCCATACTCGGTAGTAGGAATAAAGGTGTTCTTATCTGTATCAAAGTAGCCCAAACCACCACGTGTGGCAGCCCAAAGCTTCCCAGTTTTGTCAAAAATAATATCACTGACATTGGTGTGGGGCAAGCCTTCGTTCTTATTGGGAGACGACTTATATGTAGTTTTTTCCTTAATAGTAATGTCATATTTCACCACGCCAGCTTCCGTGGCAAACCATAAATTATTAAAACTATCAGTAAGTATTTCATTAATGTTGCCTTCTTCTAATAAGTCTTTTCTATCTAGTAAAATATTGGAGTCTTTTACTTTGAATATTTTGGCACCTTTACCAAATGAGCCTACAATGATATCATTCTCATTTATAATTTTAATAGCCGAAATAGGTATTTGCTCAAAACCAACATCAACCACAACAGACTGTCCATTAATGTAGTTATACACTAAAACCTTTCCATTCCATAAACCGCAATAAAACACTTTACCGTCGCTGGTGTATATATTAGTAATGTCATTTTGGTTATTGTAAAGTGGAACGAATTGCTCATTTTCCTTTATAAAAAGGCCATTGTGGCGTGTAGCTACTACTATCTTATTGTTATACGTTTTAGCAAAACCTCGTATTCTAGGAGCTTGCCCGCCAATGAACCTTGAAATATCTTTATTGAATTTGAAGTGGTTTCTGTTTGGGTCATATTTGTCCAAACCATCTTCCGTACCAATCCATAAAATACCTGAAGGGTCAAAGTATAGTGCAGCTACCAAATTATCTACTAAAGAGCTTTGGTCTGATAGAATAGAATAATGCCATTCAAAATCGCCCTGAGCTATATCTTCTAAACGGTTGCAAACAAGAATACCACCGAGTGTACCAACCCAATATTTATTATCAGGAGCCTGAGTTATTGACACAAAGTATGGACCAAGGGCATCTCTTATTTCACTGTTTTTGATGAAAATATTTTCAAATCGCTGCTCTTTCTTATTTAGTTTATACAGCCCTTTTCGCGTCCCAGCAAAAATATCCTTCTTACTGTCTTCGTAAATGAAATATAAATACGGGTTTTGCTCTAAAGTGTTTGAAACATTAAGCGTGTAAGTGAATGTTTCTTGAATTTCTCCTTTATCATCTAGGACTAATTTAGCTACTGAGGCGGTTAAAAAACTACCTATCCAGATGTTTCCTTCCGAGTCTTCAAAAATTTCTTTTATGTAATCGAAATCCGGCAGGTTTACTTTGACAAACTTCTTTTCTTCCAAATAAAACAAAAAGAGTCCGTTATCTTTTGTGCCAACCCAAATACGCTTAAGCTTATCAATATAAACCGAACGTACCTCCTCATCTGGCAAACTGTTTGGGTTTCCTCTTTCATTTAGAAATGTGGTAAACTGGTAGGTGTCTAGATCTAAAAGCGTGAGACCTTTTCGAGTTCCAATCCATAAGTTATTCTCTTCTTCATCAAACTCTAAAGCTGTAATATCATCGTTATTGATTTTGTTTTCACCTTCGGCCGTACTTAAATATGATTTAACCTCATAGCCATCAAAGCGGTTAAGCCCTGAAAATGTACCAATCCATAAAAAACCATGTTTATCCTGTACTATATGCCTTATAGAATTATGAGAAAGGCCGTTATTGTCATTATAATGGTCAAATTTCAAATCCTGCCCAATACTTTGATAAGTAATGGCACTAAAAACAAGTATTAACTTATATAAAAGGTTGAAATTATTCTGCACTAGCAACGAACTTAGACATGATATTTAATATAAGATTTTAACGGTTTGTCATAACATTTTTTTGATTCTCTTTTGTATTACTTAAAGTAGCCAAAAATAAAACTACGACTCCTATAAATCCCTGTAGGTCAGTCTATCATTTCGTTTTTTGTCCAACATTCTCTGACATATCCAAAACAAGCTCACCTCCGTTAGTAATATCTGAATGCTTTAAAGTGAAATCGGAAATCACTTTTTGATTCAGCTCTACTTTGTTAACATAAACATTACTTGGACTGTTATTTTTAGCCTTAATCACAAACTTTTTACCCGTATAGTACGCTGGGTTTAAATTGATAGTTATTTCATTGAAAATTGGGCTACCTATCTGATATTCAGAATGCTCGTCTGTTCCACCATTCATTTGAAACAAGCCCATTTTCATTATTACAGCTAAACTTCCCATTAAGCCCTGATCTTCATCACCATTATAGCCTGTGGCTGGCGACAAACCTCCAAAGGCTTTATCTACCACTTTTCTAGACCAATATTGCGTAAGGTCATACTTACCTAATTTATGGAACACAAATGCAGTTTGGATAGATGGCTGATTTCCGTAGTTAATTGGAATACGTCGGTATTCTGGATGAAGTTCTTGGGAATGAGATGTACCCGCTGTAAAGTTTATTTTTTCTGCCGTTTCAAACTGCTCATTTAATTTATCAATTGCCTTCTCTTTGCCTCCCATTAAAGTAGCTAAACCTTCTAAATCATGAGGAACAAACCAAGTAGACTGTGCTCCGTTTGACTCTATAAATCCATGCTCTGTCTGATACGGGTCAAAGTTACTTTTCCAAGTTCCATTTAAGTTTTTAGCTCTCATCCAACCTGTGGAAGCATCAAAAACGTTTTGGTAGTTTTTTGACCTTTTTAAGAAATAATTATAGTCATCTTCATGGCCTAGTTTTTTCGCTAGTTGTGCAAGTGTCCAATCTTGATAAGAATATTCCATAGTTAAGCTTGCCCCTTCTTGGTGCCCGCCAAACCTTCCTTCTGGTATAGGATAAGGCACAAAACCATTTTCGATATAGTATTTTAAACCTCCACCAAGTTTAGTATTATGCTCATAACCTGAATGGCTCATTATTCCGTCAGGCATGTGATTTACTTTCAAGGCTTTGTAAATTTCTTCTAAATCTTCGGTAATAATTCCTTTTTGGATAGCTGTAACAATAAACGGCGTGGATGATGCACCAGTCATTACATAAGTGTAATTACCGCCGGAAGGCCCTCTTGGAATTAAACCTCCATCTTTATAATACTGTACTAATGAATGAGTAAACTCTTCCATGATTTCTGGATAAACTAGTCCCCAAAGTGTATTAAGCGTCCATTGTGCTCCCCAAAAAGAATCAGAATTATAGTGGTTGAATTTTGGTTTCCCTTCCGTATTTAATGGAATCTGACCTACTCTAAACTTTTCCCCTGTATTATCAGGATAGGCTCCATTAACGTCACTAATTATTCTTCTGCCCTGTAATCCATGCCAAAGGTCTGTGTAAAAGCGTCTTTGCTGTTGCTCTGAACCTCCTTTGATTTCTATCCTGCCTAATAAGCTCTCCCACTGGTTATGAGAGTCTTCCACCACTTTATCAAAATCCCATGAAGGCAGCTCTGTACTTATGTTATTTGCTGCGTTTTTTATAGAGGTATAAGAAATACCCGCTTTCATTAAAACCGGCTTATCGGTAGTATTAAGGCTTACCAAATAATTTCCAGTTTTAGCATCCTTGGCAATAGATTTAATAGGCTGATTCAGTTCTATTTTAAAGAAAATAGTAAGTGGTCTTGGTCTTCTGCGGGTAGGTGCAGCCACCAGTTGTCCAGTCAACTCACTTTCTCCAGTTTTCTCTAAAACGCCATCCAAGTTTTCGTTTGGCCCTAACATGGTATTAAGGTTGAACAATATACCCGCTTGCTTATCTTTTGGAAATGCATATTTATGAAAACCCACTCGCGTAGAACTAGTTAGTTCGGCTTTTATGTCAAACCTATCTAGTTCTACTTTATGATAACCCGGTTTGATTATTTCTTTTTCATGGCTAAAACTTGAGAAAAAATCTGAGTATATCGTTTGAGTGGTTTCTTCAGAAAAGGTAACAGGCATAACAGACAAGCCTGAAATTTGCCAAGCATGAATATGGCTAAAACCTTTAATAGTGTCTACCTTATATCTATAGCCACTTCCCCATGCTCCGTCTATTTCGTTGTCTGGGCTTAAGTTTACCATTCCAAAAGGTCTGCTGGCAGATGAAAAGAAGAACCATCTTGAGTTTTCTGAATCCAAAAGAGGGTAAACTTTGTCTGTCAAATATTCTTTATCGTTTTTTTGGCTTTCTTCTTGGCCCACTTTGCATGAAAAAATAGTGAGAGAAAGTAAAACGACAGCTGCGAACTT
This sequence is a window from Arcticibacterium luteifluviistationis. Protein-coding genes within it:
- a CDS encoding hybrid sensor histidine kinase/response regulator transcription factor produces the protein MQNNFNLLYKLILVFSAITYQSIGQDLKFDHYNDNNGLSHNSIRHIVQDKHGFLWIGTFSGLNRFDGYEVKSYLSTAEGENKINNDDITALEFDEEENNLWIGTRKGLTLLDLDTYQFTTFLNERGNPNSLPDEEVRSVYIDKLKRIWVGTKDNGLFLFYLEEKKFVKVNLPDFDYIKEIFEDSEGNIWIGSFLTASVAKLVLDDKGEIQETFTYTLNVSNTLEQNPYLYFIYEDSKKDIFAGTRKGLYKLNKKEQRFENIFIKNSEIRDALGPYFVSITQAPDNKYWVGTLGGILVCNRLEDIAQGDFEWHYSILSDQSSLVDNLVAALYFDPSGILWIGTEDGLDKYDPNRNHFKFNKDISRFIGGQAPRIRGFAKTYNNKIVVATRHNGLFIKENEQFVPLYNNQNDITNIYTSDGKVFYCGLWNGKVLVYNYINGQSVVVDVGFEQIPISAIKIINENDIIVGSFGKGAKIFKVKDSNILLDRKDLLEEGNINEILTDSFNNLWFATEAGVVKYDITIKEKTTYKSSPNKNEGLPHTNVSDIIFDKTGKLWAATRGGLGYFDTDKNTFIPTTEYGELDNKWVTDFLLDINGNLWLNVNNNTVAKINPVSDSYNIYQINSGNRLDFFSSQGFYNLGESNIYLGGKNGIIYFSPFGLKVNERSPGPIITEIKIDNEALLPGKEVNGEIPLRKDINETKSLTLSNKNRNFSLQFSTPSYANERLNKFEYMLAGFDNEWISTSSSSRTVQYTNLFPGEYEFKIRSSNSDGHWSETVSYKIKIERPIWFSYPALLFYALLFATLFYFVRLEVRNRIRLKQELINEKLNRERDEKLNNEKLRFFTNISHELRTPLTLIMGPVKQLLEQGNHSSYAKSRVDLIDKNSNRLLRLVNQILDFRRAETGELELKVAKTDIIPYTEDIFNSFLELSQSKNINFNLNVEDGIGELWVDMDKYTKILYNLLSNAMKFTNNYGNVDLFLGITEGEQRILQIEVSDDGIGIPLESQEKIFSRFYQAKNSVDNTTGTGIGLSLVKALVELHKGKISVDSTPKAGSIFTIELPVSRNAYLETEIAELVPAEVEKVEITPILRQKLDKSEVLRINEENTNTDIKHSILIIDDNPELRNYVSEYLSIFYKVYQAENGKEGLDVCRRVKPVLCVVDVMMPIMDGFEFVEELKNDENISHTAVVLLTALAENENRIKGYKIGVDGYLVKPFDPTLLRTRIDNIIKIHFDLKQKFSGEAEADVISLAHSQIDIDLISSIKDLVEKNINNPELTSGLLCKELAMSSSKLYRKIKQLTDLSPNEFIRTVRLKKSAVLLKTKKHNVTEVAEMVGFNDPLYFSRCFKKQFGTAPSELMK
- a CDS encoding GH92 family glycosyl hydrolase; its protein translation is MKSLNVYCTKFAAVVLLSLTIFSCKVGQEESQKNDKEYLTDKVYPLLDSENSRWFFFSSASRPFGMVNLSPDNEIDGAWGSGYRYKVDTIKGFSHIHAWQISGLSVMPVTFSEETTQTIYSDFFSSFSHEKEIIKPGYHKVELDRFDIKAELTSSTRVGFHKYAFPKDKQAGILFNLNTMLGPNENLDGVLEKTGESELTGQLVAAPTRRRPRPLTIFFKIELNQPIKSIAKDAKTGNYLVSLNTTDKPVLMKAGISYTSIKNAANNISTELPSWDFDKVVEDSHNQWESLLGRIEIKGGSEQQQRRFYTDLWHGLQGRRIISDVNGAYPDNTGEKFRVGQIPLNTEGKPKFNHYNSDSFWGAQWTLNTLWGLVYPEIMEEFTHSLVQYYKDGGLIPRGPSGGNYTYVMTGASSTPFIVTAIQKGIITEDLEEIYKALKVNHMPDGIMSHSGYEHNTKLGGGLKYYIENGFVPYPIPEGRFGGHQEGASLTMEYSYQDWTLAQLAKKLGHEDDYNYFLKRSKNYQNVFDASTGWMRAKNLNGTWKSNFDPYQTEHGFIESNGAQSTWFVPHDLEGLATLMGGKEKAIDKLNEQFETAEKINFTAGTSHSQELHPEYRRIPINYGNQPSIQTAFVFHKLGKYDLTQYWSRKVVDKAFGGLSPATGYNGDEDQGLMGSLAVIMKMGLFQMNGGTDEHSEYQIGSPIFNEITINLNPAYYTGKKFVIKAKNNSPSNVYVNKVELNQKVISDFTLKHSDITNGGELVLDMSENVGQKTK